A single Anatilimnocola floriformis DNA region contains:
- a CDS encoding tetratricopeptide repeat protein, with the protein MLAWQRLGNVLSRFTRGHGELLSIAGPLLLFFASSFAASATAADLAEAAQSFRTGNYAECIASASELVAQNEYHEPAWMLKIQAEMETGKYADAAKSLDAALAKLTYSVQLRWVGRDVCRHTQQLERVEKFDEEIKALLVQSPWRYSDIASQLIVGRWMLSQRTDPKQVLTKIYNDAKKRMPSNVDIWLAIGDLALDKYDYQLAGEAFQQAVKLDATSAEAHFGVSQAFAPSDSKKAEAAVLKALDINTQHVKSLLFIANEHIDSERYDDADKVLLQVAAINPQHPRGLAYRAVIAHLQNKLAVEKQLRAAALKSWPTNPEVDHLIGRKLSQKYRFTEGSAYQRQSLKFDEKYLVAKTQLAQDLLRLGKEEEGLKLAEEVNASDGYNVLAHNLVTLQEHLAKFRTLEADGFQVRMDAREADIYGQRVLELLSRAKKDLCAKYKITLDQPVIVEMFPRQQDFAIRTFGMPGGAGFLGVCFGTVITAPSPASQTTTPAFWEATLWHEFCHVVTLTKTKNKMPRWLSEGISVYEEGLADATWGQAINPKYREMLLGDDLTPVSKLSGAFLSPPSAAHLQFAYFESALVIKFFVEKYGRDKLEHVLVDLSVGMPINESLNRYTGSLATFDAEFAKYAREYANAMAPKADWATPELPRRATAEVITAYLKDHPNNYAALQRLAVTQATTKDFAAAKTTLKKMLELFHEDASSGGPYAALAHIYKEEKDAAAEKAALIKLASLSANDLDGLLRLCELTADAGEWKETEKYALRAIAVNPLLPAVHRQAARSAEQAKNYALAADSYRALLLLEPFDTAELNFQLATALQKQGKLPEAKLFALRALEETPRYRAAQQLLLELVTAVPTTPPPATKAPADSPRK; encoded by the coding sequence ATGCTCGCTTGGCAACGTTTGGGAAACGTTCTCAGCCGCTTTACTCGCGGCCATGGCGAACTTCTTTCTATTGCGGGACCTCTTCTCCTTTTCTTCGCCAGTTCTTTCGCTGCGTCTGCTACCGCGGCTGATTTGGCCGAAGCGGCCCAATCGTTTCGCACCGGTAACTATGCGGAGTGCATCGCGTCGGCCAGCGAGCTCGTCGCGCAGAATGAATATCACGAACCGGCTTGGATGCTGAAGATCCAAGCAGAGATGGAAACCGGCAAATACGCCGACGCGGCGAAGTCGCTCGATGCGGCCCTCGCCAAGCTTACCTACAGCGTACAACTGCGCTGGGTTGGCCGCGATGTTTGCCGTCACACGCAGCAACTCGAGCGGGTCGAAAAGTTCGACGAAGAAATCAAAGCCCTGCTCGTGCAATCGCCCTGGCGATACTCCGACATTGCCAGCCAGCTGATTGTCGGCCGCTGGATGCTCAGCCAGCGGACCGATCCGAAGCAAGTGCTGACGAAAATCTACAACGATGCCAAAAAGCGGATGCCGAGCAACGTTGACATCTGGCTCGCCATCGGCGATTTGGCGCTCGACAAGTACGACTATCAGCTCGCCGGCGAAGCCTTTCAACAAGCGGTGAAGCTCGATGCCACCAGCGCCGAGGCTCACTTCGGCGTCTCGCAGGCGTTTGCTCCGAGCGATTCGAAAAAAGCCGAAGCGGCCGTGCTGAAGGCGCTCGACATCAACACACAGCACGTGAAAAGCCTGCTGTTTATCGCCAACGAACACATCGACTCGGAACGCTACGACGATGCCGACAAAGTACTGCTGCAAGTCGCAGCGATCAATCCGCAACATCCTCGCGGTCTGGCTTATCGCGCGGTGATTGCCCATCTGCAGAACAAACTCGCGGTCGAAAAACAGCTGCGTGCCGCGGCCCTCAAGAGCTGGCCGACCAATCCGGAAGTCGATCATCTCATCGGCCGGAAATTGTCGCAGAAGTACCGCTTCACCGAAGGGAGTGCTTATCAGCGACAGTCCTTGAAGTTCGATGAAAAGTATCTGGTCGCCAAAACGCAACTCGCGCAAGACTTACTCCGCCTCGGCAAGGAAGAAGAGGGTCTAAAACTCGCCGAAGAAGTAAACGCCTCCGACGGCTACAACGTGTTGGCACACAATCTAGTGACGCTACAGGAACACCTGGCGAAGTTCCGCACACTCGAAGCAGATGGCTTTCAAGTGCGGATGGATGCTCGCGAAGCCGACATCTATGGCCAGCGCGTGTTGGAGTTACTTTCGCGGGCCAAAAAAGATCTCTGCGCGAAATACAAAATCACGCTCGATCAGCCGGTGATCGTCGAGATGTTTCCGCGGCAACAAGACTTTGCCATCCGCACCTTCGGCATGCCCGGCGGGGCCGGTTTCCTCGGCGTGTGCTTCGGCACGGTCATCACGGCGCCAAGTCCCGCCTCACAAACGACCACGCCCGCCTTCTGGGAAGCGACCCTTTGGCACGAGTTCTGTCACGTCGTCACGCTGACAAAAACGAAGAACAAAATGCCGCGCTGGCTTAGCGAAGGAATTTCCGTTTACGAAGAAGGCCTCGCCGATGCGACCTGGGGGCAAGCCATTAATCCAAAGTACCGAGAAATGCTCCTCGGTGACGATCTCACCCCCGTGAGCAAATTGAGCGGCGCATTTCTAAGTCCACCCTCAGCGGCGCACTTGCAGTTCGCCTATTTCGAATCCGCTCTCGTCATCAAGTTCTTCGTCGAGAAGTATGGTCGAGACAAACTCGAGCACGTCCTCGTCGATCTGAGCGTCGGCATGCCGATCAACGAATCGCTCAACCGCTACACCGGTTCGCTGGCAACCTTTGACGCGGAATTCGCCAAGTACGCCCGCGAGTATGCCAACGCGATGGCCCCGAAAGCCGATTGGGCCACTCCAGAACTTCCCCGCCGCGCAACGGCAGAGGTGATCACCGCGTATCTGAAAGATCATCCGAACAACTACGCCGCGTTGCAGCGTTTGGCCGTCACGCAAGCGACCACGAAGGACTTCGCCGCTGCAAAAACGACGCTCAAGAAGATGCTCGAGCTATTTCACGAAGATGCCAGCAGCGGTGGCCCCTATGCAGCCCTTGCACATATCTACAAAGAAGAGAAAGACGCTGCAGCGGAAAAGGCAGCACTCATCAAGCTCGCTTCTCTCTCGGCCAATGATCTCGATGGTCTGCTGCGGCTATGCGAATTGACCGCCGATGCCGGAGAATGGAAAGAGACGGAAAAATACGCTCTGCGCGCTATCGCCGTGAATCCGCTCCTCCCCGCCGTTCATCGTCAGGCCGCTCGGTCCGCGGAACAAGCGAAGAACTACGCGCTCGCTGCCGACAGCTATCGTGCACTGCTCTTGCTCGAACCTTTCGATACGGCGGAATTGAATTTTCAGCTCGCGACCGCGCTGCAAAAGCAAGGCAAACTACCGGAAGCCAAGTTATTCGCCCTTCGCGCGCTCGAAGAAACGCCCCGCTACCGTGCCGCGCAGCAGCTGCTCCTCGAACTCGTCACGGCGGTTCCGACAACACCGCCCCCGGCAACCAAAGCACCCGCCGATTCACCTCGGAAATAA